A window of Rhododendron vialii isolate Sample 1 chromosome 11a, ASM3025357v1 contains these coding sequences:
- the LOC131306705 gene encoding fructan 6-exohydrolase-like produces the protein MYYKGIYHLFYQHNPYGPLWGNMTWAHSISYDLINWVHLDHALNPTDPFDINGCWSGSTTILPGEIPAILYTGVDGQNRQAQNLAVPKNLSDPLLIEWVKSAHNPIMTPVDGIDPNFYRDPTTAWQGPDKRWRVIVGSQMNGHGAAIMYTSEDFINWTRSGNPLHSSNKTEMWECPDFYPVSVKGEGSDKGTKYVLKASFSKQDHYVMGNYDPKTDNYVVDTDFMDRALQLRYDYGKFYASKTFLDSEKKRQVLWGWIEETDSESNDIEKGWSGLQSFPRTVSIGKSGKQLAQWPVKEIEKLRSEEVNIHDTELKGDGVLEVVGITASQADVEVTFSLPNFHAAEMIEQNLVDPQLLCRKNQASVRGLFGPFGLLVLASKDLTEQTAIFFRIFRSPRKYVVLMCSDQSRSSLSDKVEKTTYGAFVDVDPANETISLRSLIDHSIVESFGGEGITCITTRVYPKLAIDKEAHVYVFNNGTHHVKISRLSAWSMKEAQFLTHRKAPFS, from the exons ATGTATTACAAAGGAATCTATCATCTTTTCTACCAGCACAACCCATATGGACCACTGTGGGGTAACATGACATGGGCTCATTCAATATCATATGATCTCATCAACTGGGTTCATCTTGATCATGCTCTTAATCCGACAGATCCTTTTGACATCAATGGTTGCTGGTCCGGTTCAACCACAATCCTTCCAGGGGAGATACCTGCCATTCTATACACCGGAGTAGACGGTCAGAATCGCCAAGCCCAAAACTTAGCCGTGCCCAAAAATCTATCCGATCCACTCCTTATAGAATGGGTAAAATCAGCTCATAATCCTATAATGACTCCTGTTGATGGCATTGATCCGAACTTCTATAGGGATCCCACAACTGCATGGCAAGGGCCTGATAAAAGATGGCGAGTTATTGTGGGAAGTCAAATGAATGGGCATGGAGCTGCAATTATGTACACAAGCGAAGATTTCATAAACTGGACTAGGAGTGGGAATCCTCTTCATTCCTCAAATAAAACTGAAATGTGGGAATGTCCTGATTTTTACCCTGTTAGTGTGAAGGGGGAAGGTAGTGATAAAGGTACCAAGTACGTGCTCAAAGCAAGCTTCAGCAAACAGGATCATTATGTAATGGGAAATTATGATCCTAAGACGGACAACTATGTGGTTGACACAGACTTCATGGACCGTGCTTTGCAGTTGAGGTATGATTATGGAAAGTTTTATGCTTCAAAGACGTTTCTTGACAGTGAAAAAAAGAGGCAGGTATTGTGGGGATGGATAGAGGAGACGGATAGTGAATCCAATGACATCGAGAAAGGATGGTCCGGACTTCAG tcATTTCCAAGAACTGTTTCCATTGGTAAAAGTGGAAAGCAATTAGCACAATGGCCAGtcaaagaaattgagaaacTACGTTCAGAAGAAGTTAACATTCACGATACAGAGCTCAAGGGTGACGGTGTACTTGAAGTTGTGGGCATTACCGCTTCGCAG GCCGATGTGGAGGTCACATTTTCGTTGCCAAATTTTCATGCGGCAGAAATGATCGAGCAAAATTTGGTTGATCCCCAACTGCTTTGTAGAAAAAACCAAGCATCTGTGAGAGGCCTTTTCGGGCCATTTGGTTTGCTGGTTTTGGCTTCGAAGGACTTGACAGAGCAAACAGCCATCTTCTTTCGGATATTCAGAAGTCCCAGAAAATATGTTGTTCTTATGTGCAGTGATCAGAGCAG GTCTTCTTTGAGCGATAAGGTTGAGAAAACAACCTATGGAGCTTTTGTTGATGTAGACCCTGCTAATGAGACAATTTCATTAAGAAGCTTG ATAGATCACTCCATTGTTGAGAGCTTTGGAGGGGAAGGGATCACATGCATCACTACTAGAGTTTACCCGAAGTTGGCTATTGACAAAGAAGCCCACGTTTATGTATTCAACAATGGAACTCATCATGTGAAAATCTCAAGGCTTAGTGCTTGGAGCATGAAGGAAGCTCAATTCTTGACACACAGAAAAGCCCCTTTTTCGTAA
- the LOC131306956 gene encoding uncharacterized protein LOC131306956, producing MGELMRIVEWFYALEEFYADRTAQRLTNSTTSLPTITPQLPAPVTTHQPQPKKLVHNIKEGKKCQLKEIMRQLWFEWPTGKLGTDTGQPDQNPRKKCSCHNELGHYTTAYAPYKELLERLAPQGHLDQYIIRTKTPTRPPAGNPNPNEPQPTIHVIHGPVTKESESNLRADLNRASTSKQVLAVGPRSKRPRPKELPKWTITFTQRDLEHVQTPHSDALVITVQIGVHDVKRVLIDQGSSAEVMYYDLFKKLDLPKSALQPAEVSLIGFNGAPVWPLGRIFLPVIVGSKTLSVEFIVINVPSPYNAILG from the exons ATGGGCGAGTTGATGCGCATCGTGGAATGGTTCTACgctcttgaagaattttacGCGGACCGTACGGCTCAAAGGCTAACGAACTCAACTACAAGCCTCCCGACGATCACACCTCAGCTGCCAGCACCAGTCACAACGCATCAGCCTCAGCCAAAGAAACTTGTccacaacatcaaggaaggaaagaagTGCCAGCTAAAG gaaatcatgaggcaacTATGGTTCGAATGGCCAACAGGAAAGCTGGGCACAGACACTGGCCAACCAGATCAGAACCCACGAAAGAAGTGCTCATGCCACAATGAGCTCGGTCATTACACAACGGCATACGCACCATACAAAGAACTATTGGAGCGTCTGGCACCgcaaggccatctcgatcagTACATCATTCGAACCAAAACACCCACCCGTCCACCTGCTGGCAATCCTAACCCAAATGAACCACAGCCGACGATACACGTTATTCACGGCCCCGTGACAAAGGAATCTGAATCCAATCTTCGGGCCGACCTCAATCGCGCATCCACTTCCAAGCAGGTACTCGCAGTAGGACCTAGATCCAAACGTCCACGACCAAAAGAGTTACCCAAATGGACAATAACTTTTACCCAGCGCGATCTCGAACatgtgcaaacaccacactccgacgcCCTCGTCATAACTGTCCAAATTGGAGTACATGACGTCAAGCGCGTTCTAATcgatcagggaagctcggcggaggtcatgtactatgacTTGTTCAAAAAGCTTGATCTCCCGAAGTCGGCTTTGCAACCCGCCGAAGTATCCCTCATCGGATTTAACGGAGCACCCGTTTGGCCACTTGGTCGAATCTTCCTGCCAGTCATCGTTGGCTCGAAAACATTGAGCGTCGAATTCATCGTCATCAACGTACctagcccatacaacgcaattcTTGGCTGA